Proteins encoded together in one Cicer arietinum cultivar CDC Frontier isolate Library 1 chromosome 4, Cicar.CDCFrontier_v2.0, whole genome shotgun sequence window:
- the LOC113788201 gene encoding uncharacterized protein, with product MRRQSMQNPLSSLSAPKLTHRKPTAQRPFASHAGKQRSRAGRQSMQNPLSSLSAPKLTHRKPTAQCQPGPPIAVDHQHAFSHRIGRGPPNMDRVPYPRGYEGPHSPRSWNSQAVNRGNPGTTADTFNLPSRNNTPGMNGNQSQNPNSSTFEITIPHMYLIHVYG from the exons ATGAGAAGGCAAAGCATGCAAAATCCTCTCTCTTCGCTCTCTGCCCCAAAACTGACCCACCGCAAACCCACTGCACAACGCCCATTCGCTTCGCACGCGGGAAAGCAACGAAGTCGCGCGGGAAGGCAAAGCATGCAAAATCCTCTCTCTTCGCTCTCCGCCCCAAAACTGACCCACCGCAAACCCACCGCACAGTGCCAACCTGGTCCTCCCATAGCTGTTGATCATCAACATGCATTTTCACATCGTATTGGTCGCGGTCCGCCAAACATGGACCGAGTTCCGTATCCTCGTGGTTATGAAGGACCGCATTCTCCAAGATCATGGAATTCTCAG GCAGTTAACAGAGGAAATCCAGGGACAACAGCTGATACATTTAATTTGCCTTCAAGAAATAACACTCCTGGGAT GAATGGAAACCAATCACAGAATCCAAATAGCTCAACCTTTGAGATCACCATCCCTCATATGTATTTGATCCATGTGTATGGATAG